In Mugil cephalus isolate CIBA_MC_2020 chromosome 20, CIBA_Mcephalus_1.1, whole genome shotgun sequence, the following are encoded in one genomic region:
- the rfx1a gene encoding MHC class II regulatory factor RFX1a isoform X5, which produces MLVRSKQQPNPRALVLLPRWVNLRPALPLQLPLSFYLRFRLPWLLPLAHPQAKLLQLSKPPPSPVRSLVVQTSPHHRPSRHRHKGSLHSSDSVSDSSPPPAVVQTGVPTQVVQQTAQQRSVLQATSQIAKTEPSTQLNVTNLQPVHITQEVQQHLTSVAVQHVYTNQVQYVEGGDTNYTTSTIRSSTFPYADNPLFTQTSATQYYEGQPTSGSQASTAGTPLTVSVTTGTTGGVSMFVAQPSSAAGEGTTVVTSGGTNNGSEDGAATNSGTATNYVIQGGYMLGSSTSGGTSGNSQNYSHTARASPATVSITEGEESSVPSADKKVQWLLDNYETAEGVSLPRSTLYCHYLLHCQEQKLEPVNAASFGKLIRSVFMGLRTRRLGTRGNSKYHYYGLRIKAGSSLLRLMEDQQHLAMRQQPFSQKQRLKPVHKVEGMTNGTAAGAGQQQQHQQGSGHVDISSQVQQYQQFLDASRSLPEFPDINLDSRSLPEGIEMEHIKSFQLLYRENCEAILDVIVNLQFTLVETLWKTFWRYSQSQAGDATLAVHDESEKRLPKSCLVLLCKYEPVLRWSRDCDNSLYQGLVEILIPDVLRPIPSALTQAIRNFAKSLESWLTNAMMNIPEEMVRIKATSANAFAQTLRRYTSLNHLAQAARAVLQNTAQISQMLSDLNRVDFANVQEQASWVCRCEDRVVQQLEQDFKLTLQQQNSLEQWAAWLDNVVSQVLKPYQESPAFPKAAKLFLLKWSFYSSMVIRDLTLRSAASFGSFHLIRLLYDEYMYYLIEHRVALAKGETPIAVMGEFASLGRGLNQVDPDKEEEEEEEEESDEEGQELSLPSDGAVLGEESLEPPAKLARTDQRVLFSSGSGDN; this is translated from the exons AGGGTTCCCTTCACTCAAGTGACAGTGTGTCTGACTCCAGTCCCCCTCCAGCAGTGGTGCAGACAGGAGTTCCAACCCAGGTTGTTCAACAGACAGCTCAACag AGGTCTGTTCTTCAGGCCACCTCCCAGATAGCCAAGACTGAACCCAGCACACAGCTTAATGTCACCAATCTACAACCTGTTCATATCACCCAGGAG gtCCAGCAGCATCTCACATCAGTGGCAGTGCAACATGTATACACCAATCAAGTGCAGTATGTGGAAGGAGGAGACACAAACTACACAACCAGCACCAT TCGTTCCAGCACTTTCCCTTATGCTGACAACCCCCTGTTCACCCAGACCtcagctacacaatattatgaaggtcaGCCAACTTCAGGGTCACAGGCGTCCACCGCTGGTacacctctgactgtctctgtgACTACCGGCACTACAGGGGGTGTGTCCATGTTTGTGGCCCAGCCCTCTAGTGCAGCGGGAGAAGGGACCACTGTGGTGACATCAGGTGGTACCAACAATGGGTCAGAGGATGGGGCAGCCACCAACAGTGGCACAGCAACCAACTATGTGATCCAGGGGGGTTACATGCTGGGCAGCAGCACCAGTGGAGGGACATCTGGCAACAGTCAGAACTACTCACACACTGCCCGCGCATCCCCAGCCACTGTGAGTATTACTGAGGGCGAGGAGAGTAGTGTGCCGTCGGCAGACAAAAAG GTACAGTGGTTGCTGGACAACTACGAAACAGCTGAAGGAGTGAGTCTGCCACGTTCTACTCTTTACTGCCACTACCTGCTGCACTGCCAAGAGCAGAAACTAGAGCCCGTTAATGCTGCATCTTTCGGGAAACTCATTAGATCTGTTTTCATGGGCCTACGCACACGACGCCTGGGTACACG CGGTAACTCTAAATACCACTATTATGGGCTGAGAATCAAGGCAGGCTCGTCTCTTCTCCGTTTGATGGAAGACCAACAACACCTTGCCATGAGGCAACAACCATTCTCACAGAAACAGAG GTTAAAGCCTGTCCATAAAGTGGAGGGAATGACCAATGGCacagcagctggagcaggacagcagcagcaacatcagcAGGGGTCAGGTCATGTGGACATCAGCAGCCAGGTCCAGCAGTACCAGCAGTTCTTAG ATGCTTCTAGATCCCTCCCAGAGTTCCCAGACATCAACCTTGACAGCAGGTCTCTGCCGGAAGGCATTGAGATGGAGCACATAAAAAGTTTTCAGCTGCTGTACAGGGAAAACTGTGAG GCCATACTGGACGTGATCGTTAACCTGCAGTTTACCCTGGTGGAGACTTTGTGGAAGACATTCTGGAGGTACAGCCAAAGTCAGGCTGGAGATGCCACGTTGGCTGT TCATGATGAGTCAGAGAAGCGTCTCCCAAAATCCTGCCTGGTGTTGCTGTGCAAGTATGAGCCCGTGCTGCGCTGGAGTCGAGACTGTGACAACAGCCTCTACCAAGGCCTGGTGGAGATCCTTATCCCAGATGTCCTTAGACCCATCCCTA GTGCCTTAACTCAAGCCATCCGCAATTTTGCCAAGAGCCTGGAGAGCTGGCTAACAAATGCCATGATGAACATCCCGGAGGAAATGGTCCGCATCAAG GCAACGTCAGCCAATGCATTTGCTCAGACACTGCGTCGCTACACCAGCCTGAACCACCTAGCCCAGGCTGCCCGCGCTGTCCTCCAGAACACAGCTCAGATCAGCCAGATGTTGTCCGACCTGAACCGCGTTGACTTTGCTAACGTCCAG GAACAGGCTTCATGGGTGTGCCGCTGCGAAGATCGTGTTGTCCAGCAGTTGGAGCAGGACTTCAAACTGACCCTTCAGCAACAGAACTCATTGGAACAGTGGGCTGCTTGGCTTGATAATGTGGTCTCCCAGGTCCTAAAGCCATACCAGGAAAGCCCTGCCTTTCCTAAGGCCGCAAAGCTCTTCCTTCTGAAGTGGTCCTTTTACAG CTCCATGGTGATAAGAGACCTGACCCTGCGGAGTGCAGCCAGTTTTGGATCCTTTCACCTGATCCGTTTGCTTTATGACGAGTATATGTACTACCTTATAGAGCACAGAGTGGCACTGGCTAAAGGAGAGACCCCCATTGCTGTTATGGGAGAG TTTGCCAGTCTAGGACGGGGTCTGAACCAAGTAGATCCTGACAAAG aggaggaagaggaagaggaagaggagagtgaTGAAGAAGGCCAGGAGCTGTCCCTTCCTTCAGATGGGGCTGTGCTAGGAGAGGAGTCACTTGAACCACCTGCCAAGCTGGCAAGAACTGACCAGAGagtcctcttctcctctgggTCAGGTGATAATTAA